Proteins co-encoded in one Babylonia areolata isolate BAREFJ2019XMU chromosome 5, ASM4173473v1, whole genome shotgun sequence genomic window:
- the LOC143282330 gene encoding uncharacterized protein LOC143282330, whose protein sequence is MMSLVLVVFALICGSSVAQASTKCIQGENCHLPDCFCPTFRHPLFGDIKDIPQMVYFGFDDALHSQVDRFYRQLFTKDRRNPNGCPITMSLYVQDHWTSYAMVNSYYRRGMEVGSHSVTHTNVDTASKLLFEAGRQKDNLTRVGHVPSQQIVGWRSPNLKTAGDAQPGVLKRLGYTYDISLTYTRHRTQDPIPWPYTLDFGYPYSCSVRPCPGVSSPHPGFWEVPVPSLYDPQSGYPCAYVDSCRPSDEEAAVEYLWSNFEQVYKNNRAPFGLNMHGAWFFTPAYMRAMQTFIQRLLQLPDVYILTARHVLDWMRNPVKVSEISKLTEWGCGQATPTHSSGIFRTPQHPLSGLRHNNTGPSTPAAPHQTQGTRRPPTITRLPMPATYAPHIRTYQPPRTTYRPPNRTYRPPNRTHQPSISTYQPSGITYQPPERTHQPPNRTYQPPNRTYQPPNRTYQPPNRTYQPPNRTYQPSTSTYRPPKRTYQPPRTMYQTPGRTYQSSHRTYQPPNRTYQPPNRTYQPPNRTYQPPNRTYQPPNRTYQPPNRTYQPLNQTYRPPNSIFHFPLSFIPVPSRPESQETSNPNHPNSAGSDQHTTASNTGTQEAGTNVRPQSSGIGGHVGSPSQPGPVLIKLDYHPISPPRKSDNISPSNGSQDARQPEKTGPAFLRGHADDVCLQGITCSLPSCTCRSFDPPAKLSVGNTPQIVYLTFTGTVNGLNYQRVLNLLTSRRNPNNCPISATFFVPLTGNYVPYVQSLRSRGNEIAMYGSDPYMFSVSVPLKQQMQKELENFKSHDRKAGIGPRAGSVNRGYRSPDGSNLGKGLMEGLHAGKVVYDASLVTSRRAALHDVIPWPYTLDYGWKDCRPGSVQCPSGRYPGLWEIPFIPLVDRKQNTTCAFADGCHTRPTDNAQDIAQFFTENLHHALSTNRAPLGLHLRSEWFSDPLFYPNLQGLQLFLDTILESRDDVFVTSVEKMVDWMKGPVGLDRLGTSEAWKC, encoded by the exons ATGATGAGCCTCGTTCTCGTCGTCTTTGCTCTTATCTGTGGATCCTCGGTGGCGCAGGCGTCGACTAAATGTATCCAGGGAGAGAACTGCCACCTTCCGGACTGTTTCTGTCCGACCTTCCGACATCCTCTGTTTGGGGACATCAAGGACATCCCCCAGATGGTCTATTTCGGATTTGATGATGCTTTGCATTCCCAG GTGGACCGTTTCTACCGGCAGCTATTCACCAAGGACCGCCGGAACCCGAACGGCTGTCCCATCACTATGTCCCTCTACGTTCAGGATCACTGGACCAGCTATGCCATG gtgaaCTCGTACTACAGGCGGGGCATGGAGGTTGGCAGCCACAGTGTGACCCACACCAACGTGGACACGGCCAGCAAGCTGCTCTTTGAGGCCGGCCGCCAGAAGGACAACCTGACACGTGTGGGCCACGTGCCATCCCAGCAG ATCGTAGGCTGGAGAAGCCCCAACCTGAAGACGGCAGGTGACGCCCAACCCGGGGTGCTCAAACGCCTGGGCTACACCTACGACATCTCTCTCACCTACACCCGTCACCGGACCCAGGACCCCATTCCTTGGCCCTACACCCTGGACTTCGGCTACCCGTACAGCTGCTCAGTGCGGCCGTGCCCAGGCgtctccagcccccaccccgggTTCTGGGAAGTACCCGTGCCTTCCCTGTACGATCCCCAGTCCGGGTACCCTTGTGCTTACGTGGACAGCTGCAGACCCTCGGACGAGGAGGCCGCCGTGGAGTATCTGTGGAGCAACTTTGAACAG GTGTACAAGAACAACCGGGCGCCCTTCGGTCTGAACATGCACGGAGCCTGGTTCTTCACCCCCGCCTACATGAGGGCCATGCAGACGTTCATCCAGCGGCTGCTGCAGCTGCCTGACGTTTACATCCTCACTGCCAGACACGTGCTGGACTGGATGAGGAACCCTGTCAAG GTTTCGGAAATCAGCAAACTGACAGAGTGGGGCTGTGGACAGGCCACGCCCACCCATTCATCAGGCATCTTCAGAACTCCTCAGCATCCTTTGTCTGGTCTGAGACAT AATAACACAGGTCCCAGCACACCAGCAGCTCCTCACCAGACCCAGGGAACGAGACGTCCACCAACGATCACACGGCTCCCTATGCCAGCAACGTATGCCCCACACATCAGAACCTATCAACCACCCAGAACAACATACCGACCACCCAACAGAACATACCGACCACCCAACAGAACGCATCAGCCATCCATCAGCACCTATCAACCTTCAGGAATTACTTATCAACCACCCGAAAGAACGCATCAGCCACCAAACAGAACATACCAACCACCTAACAGGACTTACCAACCACCCAACAGGACTTACCAACCACCAAACAGGACTTACCAACCACCTAACAGAACTTATCAACCATCCACGAGCACCTATCGACCACCCAAGAGGACCTACCAACCCCCAAGAACTATGTATCAAACACCCGGAAGAACGtatcagtcatcacacagaacGTACCAACCACCCAACAGGACTTACCAACCACCCAACAGGACTTACCAACCACCCAACAGGACTTACCAACCACCCAACAGGACTTACCAACCACCCAACAGGACTTACCAACCACCAAACAGGACTTACCAACCACTAAACCAAACCTACCGTCCTCCAAATTCCATCTTTCACTTTCCGCTGAGTTTCATCCCAGTGCCCTCAAGACCGGAAAGCCAGGAGACGTCAAATCCCAATCACCCAAACAGCGCAGGTAGCGACCAGCACACCACGGCCTCGAACACAGGCACCCAGGAAGCCGGCACGAATGTCAGGCCACAGAGTTCTGGCATCGGGGGGCACGTCGGAAGTCCTTCCCAGCCTGGTCCTGTTCTCATCAAGCTGGACTACCACCCTATTAGCCCGCCAAGAAAAAGCGACAACATTTCTCCGAGCAACGGTAGTCAGGATGCACGGCAGCCAGAAAAAACAGGTCCTGCTTTCCTTCGTGGACATGCTGATGACGTGTGCCTGCAAGGAATCACGTGCTCTTTGCCGTCGTGCACGTGCAGAAGCTTCGATCCTCCTGCCAAACTCAGCGTGGGGAACACACCTCAGATTGTCTACCTCACATTTACAG GAACGGTGAACGGTCTCAACTATCAGCGTGTCCTGAACTTGCTGACGTCACGGAGGAACCCCAACAACTGTCCAATCAGCGCCACCTTCTTCGTTCCCCTCACCGGAAATTACGTGCCTTACGTTCAGAGCCTGCGCAGTCGCGGCAATGAGATTGCAATGTACGGCAGTGATCCCTACATGTTCAGTGTCAGTGTACCTCTGAAACAGCAG ATGCAGAAGGAACTGGAGAACTTCAAAAGTCACGACAGAAAGGCTGGAATCGGTCCCAGAGCTGGGTCTGTGAACCGCGGCTACAGGAGTCCTGATGGATCAAATCTGG GAAAGGGACTGATGGAAGGACTGCATGCTGGGAAGGTCGTCTATGACGCTTCTCTGGTGACGTCACGTCGAGCGGCGCTACATGACGTCATTCCCTGGCCTTACACCCTGGACTACGGATGGAAGGACTGCCGGCCTGGGTCTGTCCAGTGTCCTTCCGGACG cTACCCAGGGCTGTGGGAAATCCCGTTCATCCCCCTGGTGGACAGGAAACAGAACACCACGTGCGCTTTCGCCGACGGCTGCCACACCCGCCCTACCGACAACGCTCAGGACATCGCCCAGTTCTTCACGGAGAACCTCCACCACGCCCTCAGTACCAACCGTGCCCCCCTGGGTCTCCACCTGCGCAGCGAGTGGTTCTCAGACCCACTCTTCTACCCCAACCTGCAGGGTCTGCAGCTCTTCCTGGACACCATTTTGGAGTCACGTGACGACGTGTTCGTGACGTCGGTGGAGAAAATGGTGGACTGGATGAAGGGTCCTGTGGGTTTGGATCGGTTGGGGACCTCGGAGGCTTGGAAATGTTGA